The proteins below are encoded in one region of Lactuca sativa cultivar Salinas chromosome 3, Lsat_Salinas_v11, whole genome shotgun sequence:
- the LOC111884407 gene encoding cytochrome P450 CYP72A219 isoform X1: protein MELSFSMMNTVVCVVGVIVMIYGWRFFNWVWLKPKKMDKFLREQGLNGNPYKFLYGDMKEMVQMTADAKLKPINLTDDIVPRIMPFLYNSAKTYGKGKNFYTWMGPRPFVHVTEPALIRQILANYSQFQKINGGNPLAKLLARGLVDVEADQWAKHRKIINPAFHVEKLKHMVPAFYISCSEMINKWEELTKEKSCEVDVHPHLQTLTSDVISRTAFGSSYQEGRKIFELQKELAALVIKAFQSIYIPGSRFLPTKSNRRMKEIDRDVRATINKIINKRVTTMKAGESSSDDLLGILLDSNYKEIKQKGNTNFGLSTEEVIEECKLFYFAGQETTANLLVWTMILLGQHTNWQDRARDEALKVFGKRKPDIDGLNHLKIINMILLEVLRLYPVGIGLGRMIHEETTLGNITLPAGSLLQLHMMLLHYDNEMWGDDVKEFKPDRFSEGVSKATKEQASYFPFGGGPRICIGQNFAMLEAKMALVMILRSFSFELPPSYIHAPHTIITLQPQYGAQLILHKL, encoded by the exons ATGGAGCTAAGTTTTAGTATGATGAACACAGTGGTATGTGTTGTTGGAGTGATAGTGATGATATACGGATGGAGATTTTTCAACTGGGTCTGGTTGAAACCGAAGAAGATGGACAAGTTTCTCAGAGAACAAGGCTTAAACGGAAATCCATACAAATTTCTATATGGAGACATGAAAGAGATGGTGCAGATGACTGCGGATGCCAAATTGAAACCCATAAATCTCACCGATGATATCGTCCCACGTATCATGCCATTTCTTTATAACTCTGCTAAGACTTATG GTAAAGGAAAGAATTTCTATACATGGATGGGCCCACGACCTTTTGTGCACGTAACAGAACCTGCACTAATACGACAGATTTTGGCAAATTATTCTCAATTTCAAAAGATAAATGGAGGAAATCCGTTGGCAAAGTTGCTAGCAAGAGGGCTAGTAGATGTTGAAGCTGATCAATGGGCAAAACATAGAAAGATTATCAATCCTGCATTCCATGTCGAAAAGCTTAAG CATATGGTACCCGCTTTTTACATTAGTTGCAGTGAGATGATCAACAAATGGGAAGAATTAACGAAAGAAAAATCGTGTGAAGTTGATGTGCACCCTCATCTCCAAACCCTTACCAGTGATGTAATTTCACGCACAGCATTTGGTAGCAGCTATCAGGAGGGAAGAAAGATATTTGAACTTCAAAAAGAACTAGCAGCGCTAGTTATCAAGGCTTTCCAGTCAATATATATTCCAGGTTCTAG ATTTTTGCCTACAAAGAGTAATAGAAGGATGAAGGAGATTGACCGAGATGTGAGGGCTACAATaaacaaaattattaataaacGAGTGACAACAATGAAAGCCGGGGAAAGTAGTAGCGACGATTTATTGGGCATATTATTGGATTCCAATTACAAAGAAATCAAACAAAAAGGGAACACCAATTTTGGACTTAGTACTGAAGAAGTCATTGAAGAATGCAAACTTTTCTATTTTGCAGGCCAAGAAACTACAGCAAATTTGCTCGTTTGGACAATGATTTTGTTAGGCCAACACACAAATTGGCAAGACCGTGCTAGAGATGAAGCTTTAAAGGTGTTTGGAAAAAGAAAACCTGATATTGACGGATTAAATCATCTAAAAATT ATTAATATGATCTTGCTCGAGGTACTTAGATTATACCCGGTTGGTATAGGATTGGGAAGGATGATTCATGAAGAAACTACATTAGGAAACATAACATTACCAGCGGGTTCACTCCTCCAGTTGCACATGATGCTTTTACATTATGACAATGAAATGTGGGGTGATGACGTGAAAGAGTTCAAGCCTGATAGATTTTCAGAAGGCGTATCAAAGGCAACAAAGGAACAAGCGTCATACTTCCCTTTCGGAGGGGGTCCACGTATATGTATTGGGCAAAATTTTGCTATGTTGGAAGCAAAAATGGCACTCGTTATGATTTTAAGAAGTTTCTCCTTTGAGCTTCCCCCTTCGTACATACATGCTCCGCATACTATCATCACTCTGCAACCTCAGTATGGTGCTCAATTGATTTTGCACAAACTTTAG
- the LOC111884407 gene encoding cytochrome P450 CYP72A219 isoform X2: protein MELSFSMMNTVVCVVGVIVMIYGWRFFNWVWLKPKKMDKFLREQGLNGNPYKFLYGDMKEMVQMTADAKLKPINLTDDIVPRIMPFLYNSAKTYGKGKNFYTWMGPRPFVHVTEPALIRQILANYSQFQKINGGNPLAKLLARGLVDVEADQWAKHRKIINPAFHVEKLKHMVPAFYISCSEMINKWEELTKEKSCEVDVHPHLQTLTSDVISRTAFGSSYQEGRKIFELQKELAALVIKAFQSIYIPGSRFLPTKSNRRMKEIDRDVRATINKIINKRVTTMKAGESSSDDLLGILLDSNYKEIKQKGNTNFGLSTEEVIEECKLFYFAGQETTANLLVWTMILLGQHTNWQDRARDEALKVFGKRKPDIDGLNHLKIDWEG, encoded by the exons ATGGAGCTAAGTTTTAGTATGATGAACACAGTGGTATGTGTTGTTGGAGTGATAGTGATGATATACGGATGGAGATTTTTCAACTGGGTCTGGTTGAAACCGAAGAAGATGGACAAGTTTCTCAGAGAACAAGGCTTAAACGGAAATCCATACAAATTTCTATATGGAGACATGAAAGAGATGGTGCAGATGACTGCGGATGCCAAATTGAAACCCATAAATCTCACCGATGATATCGTCCCACGTATCATGCCATTTCTTTATAACTCTGCTAAGACTTATG GTAAAGGAAAGAATTTCTATACATGGATGGGCCCACGACCTTTTGTGCACGTAACAGAACCTGCACTAATACGACAGATTTTGGCAAATTATTCTCAATTTCAAAAGATAAATGGAGGAAATCCGTTGGCAAAGTTGCTAGCAAGAGGGCTAGTAGATGTTGAAGCTGATCAATGGGCAAAACATAGAAAGATTATCAATCCTGCATTCCATGTCGAAAAGCTTAAG CATATGGTACCCGCTTTTTACATTAGTTGCAGTGAGATGATCAACAAATGGGAAGAATTAACGAAAGAAAAATCGTGTGAAGTTGATGTGCACCCTCATCTCCAAACCCTTACCAGTGATGTAATTTCACGCACAGCATTTGGTAGCAGCTATCAGGAGGGAAGAAAGATATTTGAACTTCAAAAAGAACTAGCAGCGCTAGTTATCAAGGCTTTCCAGTCAATATATATTCCAGGTTCTAG ATTTTTGCCTACAAAGAGTAATAGAAGGATGAAGGAGATTGACCGAGATGTGAGGGCTACAATaaacaaaattattaataaacGAGTGACAACAATGAAAGCCGGGGAAAGTAGTAGCGACGATTTATTGGGCATATTATTGGATTCCAATTACAAAGAAATCAAACAAAAAGGGAACACCAATTTTGGACTTAGTACTGAAGAAGTCATTGAAGAATGCAAACTTTTCTATTTTGCAGGCCAAGAAACTACAGCAAATTTGCTCGTTTGGACAATGATTTTGTTAGGCCAACACACAAATTGGCAAGACCGTGCTAGAGATGAAGCTTTAAAGGTGTTTGGAAAAAGAAAACCTGATATTGACGGATTAAATCATCTAAAAATT GATTGGGAAGGATGA